In one window of Massilibacterium senegalense DNA:
- a CDS encoding CC/Se motif family (seleno)protein, whose product MIQLHCDESTINWIKKREHAVTISLLDPVGCCAGVVELVAKWGAPKDTNRFETFQLDNQLIVYVQKNLPLRNNELTLKLSGFGPFKFLSPVGIAPLM is encoded by the coding sequence TTGATACAACTACATTGTGATGAGTCCACAATCAACTGGATAAAAAAAAGGGAGCATGCAGTTACGATTTCATTATTAGATCCTGTTGGATGTTGTGCGGGAGTCGTTGAACTTGTAGCGAAATGGGGGGCTCCAAAAGATACGAACCGATTTGAAACATTTCAACTAGATAATCAATTAATTGTGTATGTGCAGAAAAATTTGCCCTTACGAAACAATGAATTAACCTTAAAACTGTCTGGTTTTGGACCTTTTAAATTTTTATCACCTGTTGGAATTGCGCCGTTGATGTAG
- a CDS encoding LysR family transcriptional regulator gives MEFKWIRTFLLAAKTENFRQTADMLYISQPSVTVHIHALEEVLGVSLFQKSGRNITLTTEGVSFLPYAEKIMDTYEKALEEMKLKKNGYKQKLCIAVAPQIAYSYLSTFLVIFMANYPEIDVTINVVPSPYIEEKVAKHEAHFGLSRSASLQRNLTSSLLYTEPIVFVVPSSCTYASIDDIFSSYRLLTHHHHHSDYWEELLPILHQKYRHIRPMHVNQVEISRKFVENGLGVSFLPASVFQENATKLRKIEMEELDFLKNNVYAIIKQEDETTSFFLEQFHHFFRQQHN, from the coding sequence ATGGAGTTTAAATGGATTCGAACATTTTTACTTGCAGCAAAAACCGAAAATTTTAGACAAACGGCTGATATGTTATACATTTCCCAACCCAGCGTAACGGTTCATATTCACGCATTAGAGGAAGTTTTGGGAGTCTCTTTATTTCAAAAGTCTGGTCGAAATATCACACTTACGACGGAAGGAGTTTCTTTTTTACCATATGCAGAAAAAATCATGGATACATACGAGAAAGCGCTAGAAGAAATGAAGCTGAAAAAAAATGGGTACAAGCAAAAGTTATGCATTGCTGTTGCACCGCAAATTGCATATTCTTACCTCTCTACTTTTTTGGTTATCTTTATGGCCAATTATCCAGAAATCGATGTAACCATCAATGTTGTACCATCTCCCTATATTGAAGAAAAAGTAGCAAAACATGAAGCACACTTCGGATTAAGTAGGAGTGCTTCTCTACAGCGAAATTTAACTTCTTCTTTGCTATACACTGAACCTATTGTCTTTGTCGTTCCATCCAGTTGTACGTACGCTTCAATAGACGACATCTTTTCATCTTATCGTTTATTAACCCATCATCATCATCACTCAGATTATTGGGAGGAACTTTTACCTATCTTACATCAAAAATATAGACACATTCGACCAATGCATGTAAATCAAGTGGAGATATCTAGAAAATTTGTAGAGAATGGATTAGGCGTGTCATTTTTACCAGCATCTGTATTTCAAGAAAATGCAACAAAACTAAGAAAGATAGAAATGGAAGAACTAGATTTTTTGAAAAATAATGTTTATGCCATTATAAAACAAGAAGATGAAACAACTTCATTCTTTTTAGAACAATTTCACCATTTTTTTCGTCAACAACATAATTAA
- a CDS encoding cobyrinate a,c-diamide synthase has protein sequence MAKRLVIAGTGSGAGKTTVTIGLLAALKQKGLQVQGFKCGPDYIDPTYHTAVTGRVSRNLDSVMFDHEVVKEIYLRASEGADISIIEGVMGFYDGKKPTSNIGSTAEISVITESPVLLVVQCASIARSAAAIVKGFQMLDPNVRIVGVIANNVGSEGHYKIVKAAIEKECQIPVVGYLVRNPDIAIPERHLGLIPSIERGELDSFFHQLGQLVRETINVDQVLAFAEASSLTTVSNLFTKKTEPKVKIAVAKDEAFNFYYEENLALLEARGAEIVFFSPLKGECVPKNVDGLYLGGGFPEEYAQELSQQKEVLQSVKEAIEQGTPTLAECGGFMYLTESITTTEGTSFPMVGLIPGKCTMHTKRKALGYREMLGTEGNFLLTEQTMAKGHEFHYSSYESAENLSFAYETKGIRGTKKDGVRMYQLVAGYVHFHFASNPSVVDRWIQASEAFRQKREV, from the coding sequence ATGGCTAAACGTTTAGTGATTGCAGGAACAGGGAGTGGCGCAGGAAAAACAACTGTTACCATTGGATTGCTTGCTGCGTTAAAACAAAAAGGATTACAAGTGCAAGGATTTAAATGTGGACCAGATTATATCGATCCAACCTACCATACAGCTGTAACAGGAAGGGTATCAAGAAATCTTGATAGTGTTATGTTTGACCATGAAGTAGTAAAGGAAATTTACCTTCGAGCTAGTGAAGGTGCAGATATTTCTATTATTGAAGGTGTGATGGGTTTTTATGACGGGAAAAAACCTACTAGCAACATTGGAAGTACAGCTGAAATTAGTGTCATTACGGAATCACCCGTTTTACTTGTCGTACAATGCGCTAGTATTGCTAGAAGTGCAGCTGCGATTGTAAAAGGATTTCAAATGCTTGATCCTAACGTTCGGATTGTTGGCGTCATTGCGAATAACGTTGGTAGTGAAGGACATTATAAAATTGTAAAAGCAGCAATTGAAAAAGAATGTCAAATTCCAGTAGTCGGTTATTTAGTAAGAAACCCTGATATAGCGATTCCAGAACGTCACTTAGGACTTATTCCATCGATAGAACGCGGGGAATTAGATAGCTTTTTTCATCAATTAGGACAATTAGTAAGAGAAACAATAAATGTAGATCAAGTATTAGCATTTGCTGAAGCTAGTAGTCTTACGACTGTTTCGAATCTATTTACCAAAAAAACAGAGCCAAAAGTAAAGATTGCTGTCGCAAAAGACGAAGCGTTTAATTTTTACTATGAAGAGAATTTAGCGTTATTAGAAGCACGTGGGGCAGAAATTGTATTTTTCTCTCCTTTAAAAGGAGAGTGTGTTCCTAAAAATGTGGATGGCTTATATTTAGGCGGCGGTTTCCCGGAAGAATATGCACAAGAATTATCGCAACAAAAGGAAGTGCTACAATCCGTGAAAGAAGCAATCGAACAAGGAACACCTACGCTTGCAGAATGTGGTGGCTTTATGTATTTAACAGAAAGCATTACAACAACCGAAGGAACATCTTTTCCGATGGTTGGACTAATACCTGGAAAATGTACGATGCATACAAAACGAAAAGCACTAGGTTATCGGGAAATGTTAGGTACAGAAGGTAACTTTCTTTTAACCGAACAAACGATGGCAAAAGGGCATGAATTTCATTATTCCAGTTATGAAAGTGCGGAAAACCTATCTTTTGCTTATGAAACGAAAGGAATTAGAGGTACAAAAAAAGATGGTGTTCGAATGTATCAATTAGTAGCAGGATATGTTCATTTTCATTTCGCATCTAATCCTAGTGTAGTTGATCGTTGGATTCAAGCAAGTGAAGCGTTTAGACAGAAAAGAGAGGTGTAG
- a CDS encoding FAD-binding domain-containing protein produces the protein MNGETGEPFIDANMKGLKLTGYISNRGQQNVPSYFIKNLQYNAGIGADLRRFRIFHIHKQQKQYDPNKSYIRKWLSAEKI, from the coding sequence ATGAATGGGGAGACAGGCGAACCTTTCATTGATGCCAACATGAAAGGATTGAAACTAACTGGCTATATATCGAATCGAGGGCAACAAAATGTGCCAAGCTATTTCATCAAAAATTTGCAATACAATGCTGGTATCGGAGCGGACCTCCGTAGATTTCGCATCTTTCACATCCATAAACAACAAAAACAATATGATCCAAATAAATCATACATTCGAAAATGGTTGTCCGCAGAAAAAATATAG
- the cobI gene encoding precorrin-2 C(20)-methyltransferase, whose protein sequence is MSKLGTLYGVGVGPGDPELITVKAFRILKEADVIAYPKKRKGSKSYAHQIVECYINPNEKEMLGLVFPMTKDQTILDEKWAKIADEVYGKLKEGKDIAFVTEGDPFLYSTYIHLMRILQEKYEGIAMKVIPGISSVNGSAAQFGFPLADGDERIGIIPANDNREEMKDVLLNHDCVVFIKVAKVLPQMIDLLEELQLVDCATVATKVTSKEEVIFRDIRELKNAELPYLSLMVVKK, encoded by the coding sequence ATGAGTAAATTAGGTACGTTATACGGGGTAGGAGTAGGACCTGGTGATCCAGAATTAATTACAGTAAAAGCTTTTCGAATATTAAAAGAAGCGGATGTGATTGCGTATCCGAAAAAACGAAAAGGAAGTAAGAGTTACGCGCATCAAATTGTAGAATGTTATATTAATCCGAATGAAAAAGAAATGCTTGGTTTAGTGTTTCCGATGACAAAAGATCAAACAATTCTAGACGAAAAATGGGCGAAAATTGCAGATGAGGTATATGGAAAATTAAAAGAAGGAAAAGATATTGCCTTTGTAACAGAAGGAGATCCATTTTTATATAGTACATATATTCATTTAATGCGAATATTGCAAGAAAAATATGAAGGGATTGCAATGAAAGTGATTCCTGGCATTTCGTCTGTGAACGGTTCTGCAGCTCAGTTTGGTTTCCCACTAGCAGATGGGGATGAACGAATCGGTATTATTCCTGCCAATGATAATAGAGAAGAAATGAAAGACGTGTTGTTAAATCATGATTGTGTCGTATTTATTAAAGTAGCAAAAGTATTGCCACAAATGATTGATTTACTAGAAGAATTACAATTAGTAGACTGTGCAACCGTAGCAACAAAAGTAACAAGTAAAGAAGAAGTAATCTTCCGTGATATTCGTGAATTGAAAAATGCAGAGTTACCATATTTGTCATTAATGGTGGTGAAAAAATAA
- a CDS encoding cobalt-precorrin 5A hydrolase — translation MKVIALQEGVMPEIQVTGNYAVVAITKHGIDIGRNLMKAFGPRVDFYYMEKFARGDEEKKGIQLFTGSVRMLLPALFKQYDGLILIISLGAVVRMIAPILVDKKTDPGIVVVDDRAENVISVLSGHLGGANELTREVAYALGACPIITTASDVQKTIPVDLFGARFGWKWENEDKLTPVSASVVNEEPVAVVQEAGEKNWWMHDTKMPENIHIFETIEEATKMEPNAYLVVTHRLLTADEEAIVLQNGVVYRPKSVVIGMGCNRGTSAEELEQVIQETMKEHELSMQSIKALCTFELKKDEIGLLEVCKKYGWEFVYYTKEELNEMKVALPSDTVYKYTGVYGVSEPAVKRYIGRDDLVLTKKKSGNCTISIGTLSFEE, via the coding sequence ATGAAAGTTATTGCCTTACAAGAAGGGGTCATGCCAGAAATTCAGGTAACCGGAAACTATGCTGTCGTTGCCATTACGAAACATGGGATTGATATTGGGCGTAATCTAATGAAGGCTTTTGGACCTCGAGTTGATTTTTATTATATGGAAAAGTTTGCGCGTGGGGATGAAGAAAAAAAAGGTATTCAATTGTTTACTGGAAGTGTACGTATGTTGCTTCCAGCTCTTTTTAAACAATATGACGGTCTTATTTTAATCATCTCCCTCGGTGCTGTTGTTCGGATGATTGCCCCTATTTTAGTAGATAAAAAAACAGATCCAGGTATAGTCGTTGTGGATGACCGAGCAGAAAATGTTATTAGTGTATTATCTGGACACTTAGGTGGTGCGAATGAATTAACTCGCGAAGTAGCGTATGCTTTAGGAGCTTGTCCTATTATTACAACAGCAAGTGATGTCCAAAAAACGATTCCAGTTGACTTGTTTGGTGCTAGATTTGGCTGGAAGTGGGAAAACGAAGATAAATTAACCCCGGTAAGTGCATCTGTTGTCAACGAAGAACCAGTAGCAGTTGTGCAAGAAGCAGGGGAGAAAAACTGGTGGATGCATGATACAAAAATGCCAGAAAACATTCATATTTTTGAAACGATTGAGGAAGCAACCAAAATGGAACCAAACGCCTATTTAGTCGTAACGCATCGTTTATTAACAGCAGATGAAGAGGCTATCGTTTTACAAAATGGTGTAGTGTATCGTCCTAAATCTGTTGTAATCGGTATGGGGTGTAACCGAGGGACAAGCGCAGAAGAACTCGAACAAGTGATTCAAGAAACAATGAAAGAACACGAATTATCTATGCAAAGTATCAAAGCATTATGTACATTTGAACTAAAAAAAGATGAAATTGGGCTTTTAGAAGTATGTAAAAAATATGGATGGGAATTTGTTTATTATACGAAAGAAGAACTAAATGAAATGAAAGTAGCTCTTCCTTCTGACACTGTTTATAAATATACGGGTGTTTATGGCGTAAGTGAACCTGCTGTAAAACGATATATCGGTCGAGATGACTTAGTATTAACGAAAAAGAAATCAGGAAATTGTACGATTTCTATCGGTACATTATCGTTTGAAGAATAG
- a CDS encoding LytTR family DNA-binding domain-containing protein, translating to MEINSIETLVKVLSQMFPHEASIVVGDRKKYIYYQPSKNIDLRINSGDLIPEGSISYEALRYKQRIAKYVDSDVFGMPYYAMAIPLVENGQEVGVITAIFPPLPGIETQKLPQHHFLIGKGDDKWIPIPLQNVYFIKSENGKTLLYTDIGVYQNKYTLTELERFLPHDQFIRCHRAYIINTYAVTEIHPDFHSTFILVMKDDNRSRVPVSQKYASVFRKLLGF from the coding sequence ATGGAAATCAATTCAATCGAAACACTAGTTAAAGTACTTAGTCAAATGTTTCCTCATGAAGCTTCAATAGTTGTTGGTGATAGAAAAAAATACATTTACTACCAACCAAGTAAAAATATAGATTTACGTATCAATTCTGGAGATTTAATTCCAGAAGGTTCTATTTCTTATGAGGCTTTACGATACAAACAGCGAATCGCTAAATATGTGGATAGTGATGTGTTCGGTATGCCATACTATGCAATGGCGATACCATTAGTTGAAAACGGACAAGAAGTTGGGGTTATTACAGCCATCTTTCCTCCTTTACCTGGTATTGAAACACAAAAGTTACCACAACATCATTTCTTAATCGGTAAAGGAGATGATAAATGGATTCCAATCCCACTGCAAAATGTTTACTTTATTAAATCAGAAAACGGAAAAACGTTATTATATACGGACATTGGAGTATATCAAAATAAGTATACATTAACGGAACTAGAACGATTTTTACCGCATGACCAGTTCATTCGTTGTCATAGGGCGTATATTATTAACACGTATGCAGTTACTGAAATTCACCCAGATTTTCATTCTACTTTTATCTTAGTAATGAAAGATGATAATCGTTCTCGTGTACCAGTAAGTCAGAAATATGCGAGTGTTTTCAGAAAACTTTTAGGTTTCTAA
- a CDS encoding (2Fe-2S) ferredoxin domain-containing protein produces the protein MATWNLSKTKQHILFCNGSSCNRKGAEETTLAIRQELTERGLDDYVHTTRTRCNGRCKDAPVVISYPDGTWFKEVTEDMAAEFVEKFVQKNQLLENNMSHVMENGTFKTFDDSIEVGMLKSEKK, from the coding sequence ATGGCTACATGGAATTTATCGAAAACGAAGCAACATATATTATTTTGTAACGGAAGTAGTTGCAATCGTAAAGGAGCAGAAGAAACAACACTTGCGATTAGACAGGAGTTAACAGAAAGAGGGCTAGATGATTATGTTCATACAACGAGAACGCGTTGTAATGGACGTTGTAAAGATGCACCAGTGGTGATTAGTTATCCAGATGGAACGTGGTTTAAAGAAGTAACAGAAGATATGGCTGCTGAATTTGTAGAAAAATTTGTTCAAAAAAATCAACTTCTTGAAAACAATATGAGTCACGTGATGGAAAATGGTACTTTTAAAACATTTGATGATTCGATCGAAGTAGGTATGTTAAAGTCAGAAAAGAAATAA
- the cobM gene encoding precorrin-4 C(11)-methyltransferase produces the protein MDKIYIVGAGPGDEELITVKGQRLIQEADVVLFADSLVNEKLFTQVKEGAEVLKTSGMVLEEMVQIMVDYVRAGKKVVRVHTGDPAMYGAIMEQMVLLKEAGVEIEIIPGVSSVFAAAAAVGSELTIPDLTQTVILTRAEGRTPVPEKEKLRSLAEHQCTMAFFLSATLTKKVVKELIDAGWSEDTPVAVVYKASWPDQKIVRTTVKNLDEDMKKAGVRKQAMILAGWALDPEIYKKEYRSKLYDKTFTHGFRKGVKE, from the coding sequence ATGGATAAAATTTATATTGTTGGTGCGGGACCAGGAGATGAGGAATTAATTACGGTAAAAGGACAACGCTTAATCCAAGAAGCAGATGTCGTTTTATTTGCTGATTCCCTTGTGAACGAAAAACTTTTTACACAAGTAAAAGAAGGTGCGGAAGTATTAAAAACTTCTGGTATGGTATTGGAAGAAATGGTACAAATCATGGTTGATTATGTACGGGCAGGTAAAAAAGTGGTACGGGTACATACGGGAGATCCTGCTATGTACGGAGCTATTATGGAGCAAATGGTGTTATTGAAAGAAGCTGGAGTAGAAATTGAAATTATTCCTGGTGTTAGTTCAGTGTTTGCAGCAGCTGCGGCTGTTGGAAGTGAATTAACGATTCCAGATTTAACACAAACGGTTATTTTAACCCGTGCGGAAGGACGAACTCCAGTACCGGAAAAAGAAAAGCTACGCTCGTTAGCAGAACATCAATGTACGATGGCATTCTTTTTAAGTGCTACGTTAACGAAAAAAGTAGTGAAAGAATTAATAGACGCTGGATGGAGTGAAGATACACCAGTGGCAGTCGTATATAAAGCAAGTTGGCCAGACCAAAAAATTGTCCGAACAACGGTGAAAAACTTAGATGAAGATATGAAAAAAGCTGGTGTCCGGAAGCAAGCGATGATTTTAGCAGGCTGGGCACTAGATCCTGAAATTTATAAAAAAGAATACCGTTCCAAACTATATGATAAAACCTTTACCCACGGTTTTCGTAAAGGTGTGAAGGAATAA
- a CDS encoding class I SAM-dependent methyltransferase gives MEQKWDPVLYEEHGYFVYEYGEDLLALLQPKKDEYIVDVGCGTGQITEKIARSGVKVKGIDASAEMIKKATENYPNITFEQRNAMDIDEEEVADAVFSNAALHWMKEQDTVIENIYRYLKPGGRFIGEMGAKGNIETIIQALQQSFQEIGRESDFMMPWYFPSIGEYSEKLEKGNFKILMMIHFKRKTKIGDNELSVRYWLLNFAYELLLPLTKEEREEVIQKVIHKVQPLFETEKGWFADYERLRFIAIK, from the coding sequence ATGGAACAAAAATGGGATCCGGTATTATATGAAGAACATGGATATTTTGTCTATGAATACGGAGAGGATTTACTTGCTCTTTTACAACCTAAAAAAGATGAATATATTGTAGATGTAGGTTGCGGGACAGGACAAATTACAGAAAAAATTGCTAGAAGTGGTGTAAAGGTAAAAGGTATTGACGCATCCGCTGAAATGATTAAAAAAGCAACCGAGAATTATCCGAATATTACATTTGAACAAAGAAATGCGATGGATATCGACGAAGAAGAAGTAGCGGATGCGGTGTTTTCAAATGCTGCTCTCCATTGGATGAAAGAACAAGATACTGTTATTGAAAATATTTATCGTTATTTAAAACCAGGTGGAAGATTTATTGGAGAAATGGGAGCGAAGGGAAACATCGAAACGATTATTCAAGCATTACAACAATCATTTCAGGAGATTGGCAGAGAAAGCGACTTTATGATGCCATGGTACTTTCCAAGTATCGGGGAATACAGTGAAAAATTAGAAAAAGGTAATTTTAAGATTTTGATGATGATTCATTTTAAACGAAAAACAAAAATAGGGGATAATGAACTATCTGTTCGCTATTGGTTATTAAATTTCGCGTATGAATTATTGCTTCCATTAACAAAAGAGGAGAGAGAAGAGGTCATACAGAAAGTAATCCATAAGGTCCAACCACTGTTTGAAACGGAAAAGGGTTGGTTTGCTGACTATGAGCGTTTACGATTTATAGCCATTAAATAA
- a CDS encoding succinate CoA transferase: MSGELVNKRIRNEVLRNKIVDVKEAASWIQDGMTLGISGFTSSGDAKAVPLALVDRANNGEKFKVNLYTGASIGCNIDALMSEAGILNKRLPFQSDSRLRKQINKGSLYYMDLHLSVVGEQIRSGALPPVDVAIIEAVAITEEGNIIPTTSGSLSNVYCDSAKEIIVELNMTQTEALEGIHDFYTLEEQGKRKPILIEKPSDRIGTPYIKVDPSKIRGIVISEISDTPSVIVPPDEETQQMADYLIDFFKKEVEAGRLTNKLMPLQSGVGSVANAVLHGFIKSDFEDLEVFSEVLQDSVFDLIDAGKVSFASGCALTLSGEKMKVVNEKFEEYAKKIVLRPQEISNNPELIRRMGLICINTALEVDIYGNVNSTHVMGRNMMNGIGGSGDFARAGRLVIFVTKSYAKGGDISSVVPFVTHVDHTEHDVDVIVTEQGIADLRGLAPRERAKVIIENCAHPDYRPILKEYYEEALKKGGQTPHLLDKAFEMHRRFEETGSMK; this comes from the coding sequence ATGTCAGGAGAATTAGTAAACAAACGTATTCGTAATGAAGTATTAAGAAACAAAATTGTTGATGTAAAGGAAGCAGCATCTTGGATTCAAGATGGGATGACACTAGGTATTAGTGGATTTACAAGTTCTGGTGATGCGAAAGCAGTTCCTTTAGCACTAGTAGATCGTGCAAATAATGGCGAAAAATTCAAAGTAAACTTATACACTGGTGCCTCTATTGGTTGTAACATTGATGCTTTGATGTCTGAAGCAGGAATCTTAAATAAACGTTTACCATTCCAAAGCGATTCTAGATTACGTAAACAAATCAACAAAGGATCTCTTTATTACATGGATCTTCATTTATCTGTTGTTGGTGAACAAATCCGTTCAGGCGCACTTCCTCCAGTGGATGTTGCAATTATTGAAGCAGTTGCTATTACAGAGGAAGGAAACATCATTCCTACAACTTCTGGTAGTTTAAGTAACGTTTATTGCGATAGTGCGAAAGAAATTATCGTAGAACTTAACATGACTCAAACTGAAGCATTAGAAGGTATTCATGACTTCTATACACTTGAAGAACAAGGAAAACGTAAACCCATTCTAATAGAAAAACCATCTGATAGAATTGGTACACCATACATTAAAGTAGATCCATCTAAAATTCGCGGAATTGTGATTAGCGAAATTTCAGATACTCCGTCAGTTATTGTTCCACCAGACGAAGAAACACAACAAATGGCTGATTACTTAATCGATTTCTTCAAAAAAGAAGTAGAAGCAGGTCGTTTAACAAATAAATTAATGCCATTACAATCTGGTGTAGGTAGCGTTGCAAACGCTGTATTACACGGCTTTATTAAATCTGACTTTGAAGATTTAGAAGTATTTTCTGAAGTTCTTCAAGATTCAGTTTTTGATTTAATTGATGCTGGAAAAGTATCCTTCGCTTCTGGGTGTGCTCTTACATTATCAGGAGAAAAAATGAAAGTAGTAAACGAAAAATTCGAAGAATATGCGAAAAAAATCGTATTACGTCCACAAGAAATTTCAAATAACCCAGAGCTTATCCGTCGTATGGGATTAATTTGTATTAACACTGCGTTAGAAGTAGATATTTATGGTAATGTTAACTCTACTCACGTAATGGGACGTAACATGATGAATGGTATTGGTGGTTCTGGAGACTTTGCTCGTGCTGGTCGTCTTGTTATTTTCGTAACGAAGTCATACGCAAAAGGTGGAGACATCTCAAGTGTTGTTCCATTCGTAACACATGTCGATCACACAGAACATGATGTAGACGTAATCGTTACAGAACAAGGTATTGCAGATTTACGTGGTTTAGCTCCTCGTGAACGCGCAAAAGTAATTATCGAAAACTGCGCGCATCCTGACTACCGTCCAATCTTAAAAGAATACTACGAAGAAGCACTTAAAAAAGGTGGACAAACTCCACACTTATTAGATAAAGCATTTGAAATGCACCGTCGTTTTGAAGAAACAGGTTCAATGAAATAA
- a CDS encoding carbon starvation CstA family protein produces MNLLTLLIVSGILLLIAYFTYGKYLEKRLGVDPNRKTPAITIADGVDYVPASKPVLLGHHFATIAGGGPIVGPITAAVFGWIPAVIWILVGSIFLGGVHDYASLQASIRHKAQSIGSIIKEYIGKKGQTLFLIFSIATIMLIVGVFMILVADTFEAVPEAATASMLFIAIAIIFGFIINQLRINLGIATIFGVIAMFASIYIGVKFPWQMSSEFWLIVLLVYAFIASVLPVWMLLQPRDYLNSYLLYGMMIGAVLGIIFTAPEIQFPGYTSFYNESQGYLFPMLFIIIACGALSGFHSLVASGTTAKQLDNEKNGRFIAYGSMLVEAFLAIIAVGTVAYLSQGKFNALMEDGATPVSIFSNGIGYFMSNFGLPQQTGITFTALTVSAFLLTSLDSASRLGRYAVQEFCEERVPKIAKSGTISTTIILIGAALLAFSGTWSSVWPVFGAANQMLGAIALLAVTAWLTKKGAKPLFTLIPMIFMFIVTLSALFMLIQQNIAKENYVLSGVAIALLALCLVLIFQAWQTFFGKNKDMSIRS; encoded by the coding sequence GTGAATTTACTAACATTATTAATTGTAAGTGGAATTTTGCTATTGATCGCCTATTTCACATATGGAAAATATCTTGAAAAGCGTTTAGGTGTAGATCCTAATAGAAAAACACCGGCCATTACGATTGCTGATGGAGTAGACTATGTGCCAGCTTCAAAACCAGTATTGTTAGGGCACCATTTTGCGACAATTGCAGGGGGAGGTCCTATCGTTGGTCCAATTACTGCAGCAGTGTTTGGTTGGATTCCAGCAGTTATTTGGATTTTAGTTGGAAGTATTTTTTTAGGTGGCGTACATGACTATGCTTCCTTACAAGCATCTATTCGTCATAAAGCCCAATCAATTGGTTCAATTATTAAAGAATACATCGGAAAAAAAGGGCAAACTTTATTTTTAATTTTCTCTATCGCAACGATTATGCTAATCGTTGGTGTCTTTATGATTTTAGTAGCTGATACATTCGAAGCGGTACCAGAGGCAGCGACAGCTTCCATGTTGTTTATTGCAATTGCCATTATTTTTGGATTTATTATTAACCAATTAAGAATTAATTTAGGAATTGCTACTATTTTCGGAGTTATTGCGATGTTTGCTTCAATTTATATCGGAGTTAAATTTCCATGGCAAATGTCATCTGAATTTTGGTTAATTGTATTACTTGTTTATGCTTTCATTGCAAGTGTATTGCCAGTATGGATGTTGTTACAACCACGTGATTATTTAAATAGTTATTTATTATATGGAATGATGATTGGCGCTGTATTAGGAATTATCTTTACTGCACCAGAAATTCAATTCCCAGGATACACAAGCTTTTATAACGAAAGTCAAGGCTATTTATTCCCAATGTTATTTATTATCATTGCTTGTGGTGCTTTATCTGGTTTTCATTCATTAGTAGCTTCTGGGACGACAGCAAAACAATTAGACAATGAGAAAAATGGTCGTTTTATTGCATATGGAAGTATGTTAGTTGAAGCATTTTTAGCCATTATAGCAGTAGGTACAGTTGCGTACTTATCACAAGGAAAATTTAATGCATTAATGGAAGATGGTGCTACACCAGTAAGTATTTTCTCTAATGGCATTGGGTATTTTATGAGCAATTTCGGTCTTCCACAACAAACTGGTATTACATTTACCGCATTAACGGTTTCTGCATTTTTATTAACATCATTAGACTCAGCTAGCCGTCTTGGTCGATACGCAGTGCAGGAGTTTTGTGAAGAACGAGTACCTAAAATTGCGAAAAGTGGAACTATTTCTACTACTATTATTTTAATAGGTGCTGCTCTTCTTGCGTTTAGTGGAACATGGTCTTCTGTATGGCCTGTTTTCGGTGCTGCAAACCAAATGCTAGGAGCAATTGCATTACTGGCTGTTACGGCATGGTTAACGAAAAAAGGTGCAAAACCATTATTTACTCTCATTCCAATGATTTTTATGTTTATCGTTACATTAAGTGCACTTTTTATGTTGATTCAACAAAATATCGCAAAAGAAAATTATGTTCTTTCAGGAGTTGCGATTGCGTTATTAGCTCTTTGCCTAGTGTTAATTTTCCAAGCATGGCAAACGTTTTTTGGTAAAAATAAAGATATGAGCATTCGTTCTTAA